The Vigna angularis cultivar LongXiaoDou No.4 chromosome 6, ASM1680809v1, whole genome shotgun sequence genome contains the following window.
TGGGTCAGCTTTCTTATTATTATGCAGCATTGGGATTAGTTGGTTagagtttttttaacataaaagttatatttagtTCAATTGTAAGAACAAACACAGGGACCCAATTTGCTGTGTCAAGAGGGGTTATTAGAGTGAAACCAATATTGAGCAGCCTTgttgaaaatcaaatttttgactctttcaaaagaaaaaaagcacttataagtttaaatatgtttttgttgtttataatattatgttccttgtaaaattctttttaatcttgcaaaaacaatattttgatctttactttttgttttttttaatatatttagtttttatttttgtaataatttattaatttagttagtctcatttaaataaaatagcactgacaaaaaaaatattaaaatattaccaaataaataaataaaaagcattttacaaaatttaaaacaaaacaacataccaaaataaacaacaaaaaatccacaataactttcaaaatatttttatgaagaCTAAAACTAGAAAATTAGTATATTATAAggaaaaatgtatatttaaactTGATTACTATTgttattagattttatttttggaagacttaaagtaaattttagaatgagtaattttatttaaaatttattgagatTCCTTTTTCTTGGAAatctaaaacaattaatataaaacaaattagactttttttcttgaaaacttAAAACAAGGATCTTAAGCTATATAAGTTGTTTGGAGTTTATTTTCAACTAGCAGGACCATATATTACCAATAATTTGGCTACATTAGGCCTGGATCGGTGCATTTAACTTCACAGGCATCACTCAGCATATCATTCTTACAACGTGGGACTTTTTACACTTTAATCACGTGTTCCAGCATCAAATcagttttgaaataaaaagaaaaaacgaagAGGACAATGCTAATTTCAACGAGTGCATCAATTCATGTGTTAGAAAATATAGTATGTTATTGTGTTCAAGTCACGACAACAGAACAAAATGAGCaaggaataaaagaaaacgaTTCTTCGCCATATATAAAGGTTCAATATGAATGTTGGTCTGCATAGATCCAAATCAAGAAAGATCCCATAATGATTTCCATTCCCACTTCCTCACTTGCTTCATTTAGCCAAAGAGAAGAAATGGTTGACCGTACAAGGAACAAGATTCTTATAAGAGAATATAACGAAGATAAAGATGTTAAAATGGTGAGAAAACTAGAGAGGAACTCTGAGATTGGAGCTAAAAAGGTGGTCTCCATTTTTACCAACATGATGGGTGACCCTTTATCTAGGATTAGGTTTTTCCCTCTTCGTGTAATGCTGGTGAGTGACTATCATATCCCTACCTTCCACCTCAGAATGTTGCTTTTCAAATACTCCACATAAATTAGTACTTGCTTTTCTGCAGATTTTCTTAAACTGTTCTACACTTTTCTAGCATGAAACACCAAAACATGTACTGATCACATATATGTATGGTTTATCTAATGACTTTCAGGTAGCTGAGCTTCTCGAGAGCAGGGAACTTGTTGGAGTGGTTAGAGGAGTCATTAAGAATGTAGGAACTCTTTCTGGATCACTCTTGAAGATGGGTTACATCCTAGGCCTCAGAGTCTCTCCTTCTTACAGGTAGTACTCACTTTCATTTGATGGACCTAAAAAgatctatttttgttttctggtTAGTGCAATCCtgaatttatcttcttttatcCTCTGAAATGGTCTTGTGAACCATTCGCAGTGGgttagatttttcttttcagcaactattttagataaatttatatatggTATTTACATGATTACAAAATTTGGTCTTAATATTGCTTGTCTGAGCCAAGATGTTATAAGAGCATATGTCTACCTAAGATGAGTCAAGCTCTTTTATATACACATCTTATCTGAACTACTACATTCTCATCTCttaacaaatttcatttttttccatcTCAACCTTTTGCTTGCTCATTGGTGTCCTAATAATACACTTTGACAGAATGATGCATAGGAACATCCTGCTAGATATCGAACCACTGTTGCTATGTGAACACCTCTGCTATTTCCCTATTCACACTACATATTGTTGAGGCTTTTCCTTTCCCATCCGTGATAATTTCCTTCACCTGATAGAGATTTCAGATTCTCCTTATTGCAGTGTACCTATCTGTCAATTTGTTGTCTTTTATTGAGATAGAATAAGCTGTCGTTtgcattttcatattaattacaCCTTTGAGTAACCTATTCCTAACCCATGTATATAAGCCCTTATTGTACACAGGGTTAGAATAACTTCTCTACTTTGccctatgataaaaaaattgcttATAAAAAGATTGACCTGAATTTTGAACTTGAGTTGAAGGCAATAAGTTGTAGACATTgtttcaaaaccctaatttctagTGAATGTCATTGAGAAAACATTTTGATATCTGCAGGAGAAAAGGGGTTGCACTAAGACTTATCGCTGCAGTTGAAGAATGGATGGTGAGAAATGGAGCTGAGTATGCATTCCTAGCCACTGAAAAGGATAATGATGCTTCTAAAAACCTATTCACTGTCAAATGCAATTATGTGAACCTTAGCTCACTTGTCGTATTCGTCCAACCAATTAGTTCCATGACAAAGCATATTTCCAGGGATATAAAAATAGAGAAAGTGGACATAGATCTAGCAATTTCGTTATACAGAAGAACCTTGAAAACAAAAGATTTGTATCCACTAGATATGGACGTTATTCTGAAGGAGAAACTCAGCATAGGCACGTGGGTAAGTTATTATAAGAGAGAGGGCTGGCTCAATTTGCGAAGCAAGGTAGATAATGAAGAAGATCTCATTAGCAGTGAAACTTCAAACTCATGGGTGATTTTTAGTATTTGGAACACTTGTGAAGCTTACAAGTTTCAAGTTAGAAGGTCTCAACTAGTAAGGTTTCTTCTTACAACCTTAAATCAGGCAAGAGAGAGAGTTTTCCCTTGTCTCAAGATGTCGGTGAGTAACTCACTTTGTAGATCCTttggttttctctttctttatggAATCTATGGGCAGGGAGAAAACCTTGGAGAGCTCATGGAATCCATGTGGAGATTCACATCAAGAGTGGGAGAAGGAATGAAGGACTGTAAGGTGTTTATAACTGAGTTAGGGTTTGGTGATCCACTTGCCAACCATGTTCCTCAAACAGATTCCATCTCGTGTATCGATGATCTATGGTACACAAAGAGACTTTCAACCCACGTTGATGAAAACACTGATGAAATATTGATGAGACAAGTGGGAAATGTGTTTGTTGACCCTAGAGATTTTTAGGTGTGTAATCTTCAAGGGTTCCATGTTGACCTAAATTAGCTTCTACATGATCTCTGTCGGATTAAAGATATGTTGATTTTAATCAAGAAACAAATTAGTTACATATTAAGTGTtaataatattagtattttCTGCTATATCGGTTTTCCTCTTTTCTATGAATGTTGTTAGTTCTCTCATGTTTCAAATCCAAATTCCTAGTTTGCTGAACAGTACACACATATAACTCTGATAAACCAGAAAACGAACTGATATTGAATTCAAGGACAGCTATCAAATGCTTGATAATATCCTTCTTAGGATTTTACATGCTTAATGCAATTTCATTCATGGTTAGCACTGTTCATTGTCCTTTTATATCATGTATGTTTTATCACCCTCTTGACTAAGGGCtgatttaaaaatgaaaacaaaaaatcaatagagttttcaattttcaaatttctttgaATACACAACCTGAACCTTATTTTAGTCTATTTTGGTTCTTAAATTTTACTGTGATTATAAATAATGATCATGATgtaatttcttttcaattaatatttaaaactcaATTCTTTTTGTGAATAGACACTTTGAATGTAATTTAATATCTATTGGGTactcaaatttcttttatattttaattaagtttttgtggtttaattttttagttacgtgatcattatcttaatttttttttcctccacGTATTTAAAAATACGATCTCACATTAATCTATGGTGATAAAGAAAGTAAGATAATGGGAAGGATATCcgattaataaaaaattaaatagcaaggactgaaaaacataaaaattgtgaataataaataaataaaatttaataggaatttaattaaagataaaaaaaatttataacaaaattaagacttaattaaacttaagaTCCCGTACTGattaagaataattaataaacattaaattttataactcTGACATTaaatgaattctgatctcaataattattaatataactttactttatttaaaggacaaaaaattatcataaatataactaattattaatttattttatataaaaaaaagggttaaaaaataataaaataataaaataattttaacattattataccattttattttatattgtttgtcTTTCACTTTAatctttctaaaatttaaaatataactaaactttaaaaaaacttaaattaaaaaagacagCAGCAAACGAAAATCTAAAAGTAAACAACCCAATATATCAATTACAACTAATAAAGTATTAAAcatctaaaaatttaaaatatgaattggaGACTTTATTGagtttcttttatcttatttttgcAACATTCTtgttaacttaataaaattacctgtattaaaagaaataaacagtattttaatatttggaattattaattataaagacATAAAAGCTAGTAATATAAGAACGATGGTAgacataaaagataaaaaagtacttttgtctttaaaaagattgttatataaatttttattattttaattagttgaaataattatcataaatataatgaaatcaaTGATTATTAATTATACCTTAATCGTGTTTTTAGAATACtacttgagtggatttggagaagagtgattgaatggatttgagaggatttgaagttaaattttttgttctttatttgagtggattttaaAAGTAAGTGAGAgtagatttgaaagtaaaatttgtgagaattagtgtagaatttgattaatgtgacacattaaaaaaatttacttccaaatccactctcatttacctccaaaatctactcaaataaacaacaaaaaatttatcttcaaattctctcaaattcattcaatcactctccctcaaattcattcaagtgaataGGCGCTAAGTAACATTCCCcattaaatctaaataattattgaatttatttttatataacatGGTTACGAATTAacattgatttatatatatattattgttaactaaattagtttctaatcaaaacttaaattaatatttaatattagttactaaaatttgaattacttatttatactatattttaaattagactCTAATAAAGTTAGtgactaattttattatttgaaaaattaatattttaggttctaaaatataatttttcttgtagcgtgatttcttaaaaattaataaatgttatCATCAATTGACCTTTCATAGGAATAAAccataataatatgaaaatatgacCTCAATCCCAACTTTAAGAAAGAGTGCATTATCATCCATAAATATTAAACAGTTCATAAAACTCTAAGCGATTGTGAAAGAAAAATGTGGTTGTATATGACAAGCAttagctttttttttaaatttgaaaagataCACAAAGCAtcatctttttaaatttgaaattttttttaatcgcTGAaacaatgtattttaaaaaacaaagttaataaTCTTTGAAGAACacttcacttatatattatattttgaccTTATCTTTAGCCGATGTGTGACTTCCAAAATACACACTTCACATCAAGTATGAAAAACACACAAGtataaatacttattaaaaataagtccaataaaatgtaaaatgctATCAACCTTGCTGTTCCAAGATGCGAAAAGAAAGATTTGGAAAGATGTCACTGTAATTGAACTGCTAAAAATTTATgaactaataatatatatatatatatatattatttattaaaaaatagatttatttattatactgTACTAATAAATATCCTctcaatttcattaaaaaaataacactgcCTTAAAATCTGTAtagttttaagaaaaacatTGTATAAAATCCTAAACACGTGTCAGCATAGATAAAAAACTGACTTTAGTCTTTTAATACTTTGAAATAAGTCGTGATTCATCTTAATAGAAATAAGAGTAatctctattttttaattatatttataaatattttttattttaaaaatagaaatagagGTAAATTTTGATGGTAATTAAATCAAGTGTAaccactaataaaaaaaattggactTTCAACATCACAAGTTTTATGTCCAACATAGTAAAATTTATCATAACAAAAGTGCAGtagcatttttgtaattatttcgTGTAATGAGACATTAAATTGTTGTAAGCAGACATCAATTAGTCTTAGAACAACGTCAATTAACATCGGTCAGTCTTAgttttgacattattttttaaatagatttcTATTGGAGGGAGATCCAACATCTAGTGTGTAAAATAAGGGAAAAAAAAAGCATGAGAGGTCACATTTCCATTGTTTCACTTCGCATAAGGCTCTTTTGCAAGTATACAATGATGACGATGAGGTTTTAAAGTTCATTACTCTATATTATTCTCATCTATGCTTGTGATGCTGGTTTTCACCAAAGTATTCATTCTAACTGATTAGTTTTTGCAAAGGTTAGTTTTTCACTGTTTCACTGCGTGTGATCCTCCATTGGAGAAAGGTGACGACGAAAACAAACACTTAAGGTCCATTGCACTCTTTTTTCACTCCATTTTACTCCCATTTATGTTTGTGGTGTTCGTTTTCTCCAAAGGATTCTACTGAATTGGTTTTCACATTAATTAAGGtaagttttctttaaatttgcATTGCCCTTCTTCTCTTTTATTGAATGTATGATGACATTGGTTACCCTTGTTGATTGAATGTGTACACCCTCGTATTGTCTTCGTGTAAGACCTCCTTTGTTATTGGTCTTCTTCCCTTCCATGATGGTTTTGTGCTTTTAGAATGttttatcttagttttaatatgaatattatttttatcttagtttaggtgcattttaatttatattatgatcTATTGAGTGTTAATTATTGAATTGTATGGttagttttttattagttatataattaattttaacttcatTATAGTTGCATGATGGACATCATCATTGTAGACTAAGGTCAAGCTTCCATGTATGGATTTATTGAACCTCATATGATTCAATCTTCTGAAAATACACTTGACCACAAACAAACTTATTTGCTCAAATGGATGTTTTTGAGTAAAAAAAGATGTATCTAGCATTCTACATTGATCATTAAGTGTTAttgaatgtaatattttatgaagtattattaattattcGATTAACTATTAGTGATTCATGATATGTCTCATTACCAATTAATGGTCATCATTTCAAGACAATGCATAATTGTGTGGTTTTGTTACTTGCATAGAAAGATGAAACTTGATTTAAAATCCGTGTTACAAACTCAAgtgttactttttttaaataatctacTTAGTTATGTTAATACTAACTTatgtttttcatgttttcaatttaattagaGTTATGGATAAGCCAGGATATAGAAAATTCaagtattataattaaatgttgaaattcattcata
Protein-coding sequences here:
- the LOC108342773 gene encoding probable N-acetyltransferase HLS1-like, producing MVDRTRNKILIREYNEDKDVKMVRKLERNSEIGAKKVVSIFTNMMGDPLSRIRFFPLRVMLVAELLESRELVGVVRGVIKNVGTLSGSLLKMGYILGLRVSPSYRRKGVALRLIAAVEEWMVRNGAEYAFLATEKDNDASKNLFTVKCNYVNLSSLVVFVQPISSMTKHISRDIKIEKVDIDLAISLYRRTLKTKDLYPLDMDVILKEKLSIGTWVSYYKREGWLNLRSKVDNEEDLISSETSNSWVIFSIWNTCEAYKFQVRRSQLVRFLLTTLNQARERVFPCLKMSVSNSLCRSFGFLFLYGIYGQGENLGELMESMWRFTSRVGEGMKDCKVFITELGFGDPLANHVPQTDSISCIDDLWYTKRLSTHVDENTDEILMRQVGNVFVDPRDF